In Candidatus Paceibacterota bacterium, a single window of DNA contains:
- a CDS encoding pseudouridine synthase, with product MATRINKYIAESGLSSRRAAENYIRAGVVTINGAIAKLGAQVKTGDIVKVKGKLIEPKAEKIYIAFNKPVGVITTTNQDYANNIMEYIHIKERVFPIGRLDVESSGLMLLTNDGELGNSLSKGEGKCEKEYVVTVDKTVNGQFLKKLSEGVILDGYRTLPAKASQLGSKSFSLIILEGKNRQIRRMCEFFKYNVVKLERIRIGKITLQGLKSGAWRYLDEKEIKTFKKLADKTPS from the coding sequence ATATTCGAGCCGGCGTCGTAACTATCAATGGCGCAATCGCAAAGCTAGGCGCTCAGGTTAAGACAGGGGACATAGTAAAAGTGAAGGGTAAATTAATTGAGCCTAAGGCGGAGAAAATATATATAGCCTTTAACAAGCCCGTCGGAGTGATTACTACTACAAATCAAGACTATGCCAATAATATAATGGAGTATATTCATATCAAAGAAAGGGTTTTCCCCATAGGCAGACTGGACGTAGAATCATCTGGTTTGATGCTATTAACTAATGACGGAGAACTTGGCAATTCTTTGTCTAAGGGAGAGGGAAAATGCGAAAAAGAATATGTGGTTACAGTAGATAAAACAGTGAATGGGCAATTTCTTAAGAAATTAAGCGAGGGGGTAATACTGGATGGTTATAGAACCTTGCCAGCTAAAGCCTCTCAGCTTGGCTCCAAGAGTTTTAGTTTAATTATTTTAGAAGGGAAAAATCGCCAAATTAGAAGAATGTGCGAATTTTTTAAATATAATGTAGTTAAATTAGAAAGAATCCGCATAGGAAAAATTACGCTACAAGGGTTAAAAAGCGGTGCTTGGCGTTATTTAGATGAAAAAGAAATTAAAACATTTAAGAAATTAGCTGATAAAACTCCATCATAA